A portion of the Cyanobium sp. PCC 7001 genome contains these proteins:
- the mtnC gene encoding acireductone synthase — MTISPPGSPITCEGITHLLLDIEGTTCPVSFVAEELFPYAAAQLETFLREHRQDSHVTALLAETDAAWAIDTDPAAQRLRHQSDALVIDYLQLLIRHDRKLPALKQLQGLIWEQGYAAGVLRAPLFADVPQALQRWKKQGLVLAVYSSGSVKAQQLLYGHSSGGDLRGCFSHWFDTRSGAKREPASYSGIANAMDAEPSRILFISDALEECVAARQAGLQVLFSSRPGNPARDAEDFDRVESYANLVIPQGPG, encoded by the coding sequence ACCTGCGAAGGCATCACCCACCTGCTCCTGGACATCGAAGGCACCACCTGCCCCGTGAGCTTCGTGGCGGAGGAGCTGTTCCCCTATGCCGCCGCCCAGCTGGAGACCTTTCTCCGCGAGCACCGCCAGGACAGCCATGTGACGGCACTGTTGGCCGAGACCGATGCCGCCTGGGCCATCGACACCGACCCAGCGGCCCAGCGGCTTCGCCACCAAAGCGACGCCTTGGTGATCGACTATCTCCAGCTCCTCATCCGACACGACAGAAAGCTCCCAGCCCTCAAGCAACTGCAGGGGTTGATCTGGGAGCAGGGTTACGCCGCAGGCGTGCTCCGGGCACCGCTGTTTGCTGACGTGCCCCAGGCTCTGCAGCGCTGGAAGAAGCAGGGTCTGGTCCTGGCGGTGTATTCGTCGGGGTCCGTGAAGGCGCAGCAGCTGCTCTATGGGCACAGCAGCGGCGGCGACCTGCGCGGCTGCTTCAGCCACTGGTTCGATACCCGAAGCGGCGCCAAACGGGAACCGGCCAGCTACAGCGGCATTGCCAATGCGATGGACGCCGAACCCTCGCGAATCCTGTTCATCAGCGATGCACTGGAGGAATGTGTTGCCGCCCGGCAGGCTGGCCTTCAGGTGCTGTTCAGCTCCCGCCCGGGCAATCCAGCTCGGGATGCTGAAGACTTTGATCGCGTGGAGAGCTACGCCAACCTTGTGATCCCCCAAGGGCCAGGCTGA
- a CDS encoding glycoside hydrolase 100 family protein, translating into MPTPFSQERLRVRPSSREEAVVVRAREHFERTLVRVRGELVGSVAALEHPRKHDEANYGEVFLRDNVPVMLYLLLQGRYEIVRNFLSVCLDLQSTKYQTRGVFPTSFVEEEGQIVADYGQRSIGRITSVDASLWWPVLCWLYVKRSKDVDFATSQRVQRGVQLLLDLVLHPTFEGTPVLFVPDCAFMIDRPMDVWGAPLEVEVLLFGCLRSCCNLMEIAKTSSMSRLLDQRLVLTRQWLHDLRSFLLKHYWVTSKTMQVLRRRPTEQYGDHQHENEFNVQPQVIPPWLQDWLENRGGYLIGNIRTGRPDFRFYSLGNSLACLFGLLTAPQQRALFRLVLHNRGDLMAQMPMRICHPPMEADEWRNKTGSDPKNWPWSYHNGGHWPSLLWFLGGAILLHEQCHPQADVLLMGQMKAMLEECYWSQLNQLPRQQWAEYFDGPTGTWVGQQARTYQTWTIVGFLLLHHLLRMKPEDVSLLDLDHDPSSGLLHS; encoded by the coding sequence ATGCCCACTCCATTCAGCCAGGAGCGCCTGCGCGTCCGGCCCAGTTCCCGCGAAGAAGCCGTGGTGGTCAGGGCTCGCGAGCACTTCGAGCGCACCCTGGTGCGGGTGCGGGGCGAACTCGTGGGCTCCGTGGCGGCGCTGGAGCACCCCCGGAAGCATGACGAGGCCAATTACGGCGAGGTGTTCCTGCGCGACAACGTGCCGGTGATGCTCTACCTGCTCCTGCAGGGGCGCTACGAGATCGTGCGCAACTTCCTGAGCGTGTGCCTGGATCTGCAGAGCACCAAGTACCAGACCCGGGGCGTCTTCCCCACCAGCTTCGTGGAGGAGGAGGGCCAGATCGTGGCCGACTACGGGCAGCGCTCCATCGGCCGCATCACCTCGGTGGACGCCAGCCTCTGGTGGCCGGTGCTCTGCTGGCTCTACGTGAAGCGCAGCAAAGACGTGGATTTCGCCACCAGCCAGCGGGTGCAGCGCGGTGTGCAGCTGCTGCTGGATCTGGTGCTCCACCCCACCTTCGAGGGCACGCCGGTGCTGTTCGTGCCGGATTGCGCCTTCATGATTGACCGCCCCATGGACGTGTGGGGAGCCCCGCTGGAGGTGGAGGTGCTGTTGTTCGGGTGCCTGCGCAGCTGCTGCAACCTGATGGAGATCGCCAAGACCAGCTCCATGAGCCGGCTGCTGGATCAGCGGCTGGTGCTGACGCGGCAGTGGCTCCACGACCTGCGTTCCTTTCTGCTGAAGCACTACTGGGTGACCAGCAAGACGATGCAGGTGCTGCGCCGGCGGCCCACGGAGCAATACGGCGATCACCAGCACGAGAACGAATTCAACGTGCAGCCCCAGGTGATCCCCCCCTGGCTGCAGGACTGGCTCGAGAACCGCGGCGGCTACCTGATCGGCAACATCCGCACCGGCCGGCCGGATTTCCGCTTTTACAGCCTCGGCAACTCCCTGGCCTGCCTGTTCGGGCTGCTCACCGCGCCGCAGCAGCGGGCCCTGTTCCGCCTGGTGCTCCACAACCGGGGCGATCTGATGGCCCAGATGCCCATGCGGATCTGCCACCCGCCGATGGAAGCCGATGAGTGGCGCAACAAGACGGGATCCGACCCCAAGAACTGGCCCTGGAGCTACCACAACGGCGGCCACTGGCCGAGCCTGCTCTGGTTCCTCGGTGGAGCCATTCTGCTGCACGAACAGTGTCACCCCCAGGCGGACGTGCTGCTGATGGGGCAGATGAAGGCCATGCTGGAGGAGTGCTACTGGAGCCAGCTCAACCAGCTGCCGCGGCAGCAGTGGGCCGAGTACTTCGATGGTCCCACCGGCACCTGGGTGGGGCAGCAGGCCCGCACCTACCAGACCTGGACCATCGTGGGCTTCCTGCTGCTGCACCACCTGCTGCGGATGAAACCGGAGGACGTGAGCCTGCTGGATCTCGATCACGATCCCTCCTCCGGGCTGCTCCACTCCTGA
- the minE gene encoding cell division topological specificity factor MinE, translated as MTLRDLINKLLGREPASATTAKQRLQLVLAHDRSDLNPELLQQMRREILEVVSRYVEIDLEEGDVSLETEDRVTALVANLPIKGTRPLMSGMSASGGATVPPGTRP; from the coding sequence ATGACGCTGCGTGATCTGATCAACAAGTTGCTGGGGCGGGAGCCGGCCAGCGCCACCACCGCCAAGCAGCGGCTGCAGCTGGTGCTGGCCCACGACCGCAGTGACCTCAACCCCGAGCTGCTCCAGCAGATGCGCCGCGAGATCCTGGAGGTGGTGAGCCGCTACGTGGAGATCGACCTCGAGGAGGGGGATGTGAGCCTGGAGACGGAGGATCGGGTGACCGCGCTGGTGGCCAACCTGCCGATCAAGGGCACACGCCCCCTGATGTCGGGGATGTCCGCCTCCGGCGGTGCGACGGTACCCCCCGGCACGCGTCCCTGA
- a CDS encoding family 10 glycosylhydrolase: MRRRLRLLAVLLAVSTWAATLLGQMGAPASAQQSSPELRGVWLTANDMPVLRDREQMQAAVADLVALRFNTLYPVVWNGGMAYYPSQVVQDRQLQHFTYRGLQGQDVIGELIAEGRRQGLLVIPWFEFGFMAPKDSTLARRHPDWLTRKQDGGLTSISAAGEVAWLNPFRPEVQQLITDLVLEVVGRYGADGIQFDDHMSLPREFGYDPFTVALYRRETGKPPPANPADGAWVKWRADKITAFMDGLSKRVRAIQPRAVISVSPNYYNFAYKLQLQDWLAWVRKGVADELLVQIYRPDLASYLPHLSSSEVQEARRKIPTAIAIMSGQRNRPTAMPLLEEKVRANRGQGLGVAFFYFESLWNLGPEPPEQRKAALGRWFAAPAPRRVAAAPQVSPPQRPATAPPLPPPPLPAPAPGG, translated from the coding sequence TTGCGTCGTCGTCTTCGCCTGCTGGCTGTGCTGCTCGCGGTGTCCACCTGGGCGGCCACCCTGCTGGGGCAGATGGGCGCCCCGGCTTCAGCCCAGCAGTCCAGCCCCGAGCTGCGCGGGGTATGGCTCACCGCCAATGACATGCCGGTGCTGCGGGATCGGGAGCAGATGCAGGCCGCCGTGGCCGACCTAGTCGCCCTGCGGTTCAACACGCTCTACCCGGTGGTGTGGAACGGCGGCATGGCGTACTACCCCAGCCAGGTGGTGCAGGATCGCCAGCTGCAGCACTTCACCTACCGCGGGCTCCAGGGGCAGGACGTGATCGGGGAACTGATCGCCGAGGGGCGGCGGCAGGGACTCCTGGTGATCCCCTGGTTCGAGTTCGGCTTCATGGCCCCCAAGGACTCCACCCTGGCCCGGCGCCATCCCGACTGGCTCACCCGCAAACAGGATGGGGGGCTCACCTCGATCAGCGCCGCCGGTGAGGTGGCCTGGCTCAACCCCTTCCGGCCGGAGGTGCAGCAGCTGATCACCGATCTCGTGCTCGAGGTGGTGGGCCGCTACGGCGCCGATGGCATCCAGTTCGATGACCACATGAGCCTGCCCAGGGAGTTCGGTTACGACCCGTTCACCGTGGCGCTCTACCGCCGGGAAACGGGCAAGCCGCCACCGGCCAACCCGGCGGACGGGGCCTGGGTGAAATGGCGGGCGGACAAGATCACGGCATTCATGGACGGTCTCAGCAAGCGGGTCAGGGCCATCCAGCCCCGTGCCGTGATCTCGGTGTCGCCGAACTACTACAACTTCGCCTACAAGCTGCAACTGCAGGACTGGCTGGCCTGGGTGCGCAAAGGGGTGGCCGATGAACTGCTCGTGCAGATCTACCGGCCGGATCTGGCCAGCTATCTGCCCCACCTCTCCAGCTCCGAAGTGCAGGAGGCCCGCCGCAAGATCCCCACGGCCATCGCGATCATGAGCGGCCAACGCAACCGTCCCACGGCCATGCCCCTGCTGGAGGAGAAGGTGAGGGCCAACCGGGGGCAGGGTCTGGGGGTGGCCTTCTTCTACTTCGAGAGTCTGTGGAACCTGGGGCCGGAACCGCCCGAGCAGCGCAAGGCCGCCCTGGGCCGCTGGTTCGCGGCACCGGCGCCGCGCCGCGTTGCGGCAGCGCCCCAGGTCAGCCCGCCTCAACGACCCGCCACGGCCCCTCCCCTGCCGCCACCGCCGCTGCCCGCCCCGGCCCCCGGGGGCTGA
- the minD gene encoding septum site-determining protein MinD — protein MPAASTRYILICSGKGGVGKTTLTANLGIALAKQGARTAVLDADFGLRNLDLLLGLENRIVYTAQDVLSESCRLEQALVKHKQEPNLALLPAGNPRMLEWLKPDDMRKIAAMVGDSFDFVLIDAPAGIEGGFRNAMAAAREAIVVTTPEVSAVRDADRVIGLLNTEGVKPIQLVLNRVRPKMMANQEMLAVDDVTDILALPLLGLVLEDEQVIVSTNRGEPLTLSDTQSPASRAYTNVARRLRGEAVPLIDPSKERQGLRAKIGRLMHTKIF, from the coding sequence GTGCCAGCCGCGTCCACCCGCTACATCCTGATCTGCTCCGGCAAGGGGGGCGTGGGCAAGACCACGCTCACCGCCAACCTGGGCATCGCCCTGGCCAAGCAGGGGGCGCGAACCGCGGTGCTGGACGCCGATTTCGGTCTGCGCAACCTCGATCTGCTGCTGGGGCTGGAGAACCGGATCGTCTACACCGCCCAGGACGTGCTGTCCGAGTCCTGCCGGCTGGAGCAGGCCCTGGTGAAGCACAAACAGGAGCCCAATCTGGCCCTGCTCCCCGCCGGCAATCCCCGCATGCTCGAGTGGCTCAAGCCCGACGACATGCGCAAGATCGCGGCGATGGTGGGGGACAGCTTCGACTTCGTGCTGATCGACGCGCCGGCCGGCATCGAGGGGGGCTTCCGCAATGCCATGGCGGCGGCCCGGGAGGCCATCGTGGTCACCACCCCGGAAGTGTCCGCGGTGCGCGATGCCGACCGGGTGATCGGGCTGCTCAACACCGAGGGGGTGAAACCGATCCAGCTGGTGCTCAACCGGGTGCGGCCCAAGATGATGGCCAACCAGGAGATGCTGGCCGTGGATGACGTGACGGACATCCTGGCCCTTCCTCTGCTGGGGCTGGTGCTGGAGGACGAACAGGTGATCGTGTCCACCAACCGCGGCGAGCCCCTCACCCTCTCCGACACGCAGTCGCCTGCCAGCCGGGCCTACACCAACGTGGCCCGCCGACTGCGCGGTGAAGCGGTGCCACTGATCGATCCCTCCAAGGAACGCCAGGGGCTGCGGGCCAAGATCGGCCGCCTGATGCACACCAAGATCTTCTGA
- a CDS encoding L-threonylcarbamoyladenylate synthase, which yields MSTEHRFESLVCSPLQLAERLRGGEAALLPTDTLPALAACPDHADQIWTLKSRPAEKPLILMGADLEQLLPLLGGPWRQEWLHLGHQGWPGALTLVLPASGPVAAALNPGRGSLGLRIPACEQARALLRLSGPLATTSANPSGRPAATTAAEAGAYFPRLPLLGPLPWPGAAGVASTVLAWSASGTWQVLRAGAVMPPGIAP from the coding sequence GTGAGCACTGAACACCGCTTCGAGTCCCTGGTCTGCTCCCCGCTCCAGCTGGCGGAGCGGCTGCGCGGTGGTGAGGCTGCCCTGCTCCCCACCGATACCTTGCCCGCGCTGGCCGCCTGTCCGGACCATGCCGACCAGATCTGGACCCTCAAGAGCCGGCCGGCCGAGAAGCCCCTGATCCTGATGGGTGCGGACCTCGAGCAGCTCCTGCCGCTGCTGGGCGGCCCCTGGCGGCAGGAGTGGCTCCACCTGGGCCACCAGGGCTGGCCGGGGGCGCTCACCCTGGTGCTGCCGGCTTCCGGGCCCGTGGCGGCCGCTCTCAATCCCGGACGCGGCAGCCTGGGGCTGCGGATCCCCGCCTGCGAGCAGGCCCGGGCCCTGCTCCGCCTCAGCGGCCCCCTGGCCACCACCAGTGCCAATCCCTCGGGCCGGCCGGCGGCCACCACCGCGGCCGAGGCGGGCGCCTACTTCCCCCGGTTGCCGCTATTGGGCCCTCTGCCTTGGCCAGGGGCCGCCGGAGTGGCCAGCACCGTTCTGGCCTGGTCGGCATCGGGAACCTGGCAGGTGTTGCGGGCCGGCGCTGTGATGCCCCCAGGCATCGCTCCCTGA
- the petD gene encoding cytochrome b6-f complex subunit IV, whose amino-acid sequence MHILKKPDLTDPALRAKLAKGMGHNYYGEPAWPNDLLYMFPVVILGTIGCIVGLAVLDPAMLGDKADPFATPLEILPEWYLYPVFQILRVVPNKLLGIALQTMIPLGLMLVPFIESFNKFQNPFRRPVAMAVFLFGTVFTIYLGIGAALPIDKSLTLGLF is encoded by the coding sequence ATGCACATCCTCAAGAAGCCTGACCTCACCGATCCGGCCCTTCGCGCCAAGCTGGCCAAGGGCATGGGCCACAACTATTACGGCGAGCCCGCCTGGCCCAACGACCTGCTCTACATGTTCCCGGTGGTAATCCTGGGCACCATCGGCTGCATCGTCGGCCTGGCCGTTCTGGATCCGGCCATGCTGGGTGACAAGGCGGATCCCTTCGCCACCCCGCTGGAGATCCTTCCCGAGTGGTACCTCTATCCGGTGTTCCAGATCCTCCGGGTGGTTCCCAACAAGCTGCTGGGCATCGCTCTGCAGACCATGATTCCTCTGGGTCTGATGCTGGTTCCCTTCATCGAGAGCTTCAACAAGTTCCAGAACCCCTTCCGCCGTCCCGTGGCCATGGCCGTGTTCCTGTTCGGAACCGTGTTCACCATTTACCTGGGAATCGGCGCCGCGCTGCCGATCGACAAGTCGCTCACCCTGGGCCTGTTCTGA
- the ctpZ gene encoding carboxyl-terminal processing protease CtpZ, whose protein sequence is MRAVLILGLVLLLAAGPALALSDAQQLVVEAWRLVNQSYVDPQRFEAVHWRRLRQKALERPISSSDDAYMAIEAMLAPIGDPYTRLLRPDDYNNLRSSTQGSVTGVGLQIGLRDGDQRVVVIAPLDDSPAAEAGLTSGTELLAVDGQPTPALGLEGTAAALRGSTGSQVLVTVARSGQPEEVVLERRQVNLRPVRSRRLRLEGHTVGYLRITQFAEPVPEQVHQALTDLVDQGIEGLLLDLRNNSGGLVSAGLAVADQLLDRQPIVETQDRDGLSSPVQAGAGQLYDGPMLTLVNGGTASASEILAGALQDNGRSELAGSRTFGKGLIQSLLPLSDSSGLAITVARYVTPSGRDIQNQGIEPEHPLPPPEPLNPGGDNDAWLQEASDLLVERIGRNAPEP, encoded by the coding sequence CTGAGGGCTGTCCTGATCCTGGGGCTGGTGCTGCTGCTGGCGGCCGGCCCGGCTCTGGCCCTGAGCGATGCGCAGCAGCTGGTGGTGGAGGCGTGGCGGCTGGTGAACCAGAGCTATGTGGATCCCCAGCGCTTCGAGGCCGTGCACTGGCGGCGGCTCCGGCAGAAGGCCCTGGAACGGCCGATCTCCAGCTCCGACGACGCCTACATGGCCATCGAGGCCATGCTCGCGCCGATCGGCGACCCCTACACCCGGCTGCTGCGGCCCGATGACTACAACAATCTGCGCTCCAGCACCCAGGGCAGCGTCACCGGGGTGGGCCTGCAGATCGGCCTGCGCGACGGGGACCAGCGCGTGGTGGTGATCGCCCCGCTGGACGACTCCCCTGCCGCGGAAGCCGGGCTGACCAGCGGCACCGAACTGCTGGCGGTGGACGGCCAGCCCACCCCGGCCCTGGGCCTGGAGGGCACGGCCGCTGCCCTCAGGGGCAGCACCGGCAGCCAGGTGCTGGTGACCGTGGCCCGCTCCGGCCAGCCCGAGGAGGTGGTGCTGGAGCGCAGGCAGGTGAACCTGCGGCCGGTGCGCAGCCGGCGGCTGCGACTCGAGGGCCACACCGTGGGCTACCTGCGGATCACCCAGTTCGCCGAGCCCGTGCCGGAGCAGGTGCACCAGGCCCTCACGGATCTGGTGGATCAGGGGATCGAAGGCCTGCTGCTCGATCTGCGCAACAACTCCGGAGGCCTGGTGAGCGCCGGACTGGCGGTGGCCGACCAGCTGCTCGACCGCCAGCCGATCGTGGAGACCCAGGACCGCGATGGCCTCAGCTCGCCCGTGCAGGCGGGTGCCGGCCAGCTCTACGACGGTCCGATGCTGACGCTGGTGAATGGCGGCACGGCCAGCGCCAGCGAGATCCTTGCCGGCGCCCTGCAGGACAACGGCCGCAGCGAGCTGGCGGGCAGCCGCACCTTCGGCAAGGGCCTCATCCAGAGCCTGCTGCCCCTGAGCGACAGCAGCGGTCTGGCCATCACCGTGGCCCGGTATGTGACCCCGAGCGGGCGGGACATCCAGAACCAGGGCATCGAGCCCGAGCATCCCCTGCCGCCGCCCGAGCCGCTCAACCCCGGCGGCGACAACGATGCCTGGCTGCAGGAGGCCTCGGATCTGCTGGTGGAGCGGATCGGGCGCAACGCGCCTGAACCATGA
- a CDS encoding response regulator transcription factor yields MAQPLSSSPGSTSSALALRPVATPAEARVLGLVCRGHSNRDIATALVVSVRTVESHISSLLAKTGCRNRTQLLIWALTAE; encoded by the coding sequence ATGGCCCAGCCCCTCAGCTCCTCACCAGGTTCCACCTCATCCGCCCTGGCCCTACGACCGGTGGCCACCCCGGCCGAAGCCCGGGTGCTTGGTCTGGTGTGCCGGGGTCACAGCAACCGCGACATCGCCACGGCCCTTGTGGTGAGCGTGCGCACGGTGGAGAGCCACATCTCCAGCCTGCTGGCCAAGACCGGTTGCCGAAACCGCACCCAGCTGCTGATCTGGGCCCTCACCGCCGAGTAG
- the minC gene encoding septum site-determining protein MinC produces the protein MTAPPLSALLLPSDGSGAPHRLVLPSPEGTLGAPELVAAALASASLLQSLPAAGALDLHAGAWWLPVGDLQAMALQLAQAGLCLQGLLSSNRRTLVAGAALGLEVRLPPAASPEPEPAPAWPATEAEVTVAPLTLHRGTLRSGDHLQVEGSVLLLGDVNPGARVSASGHVLVWGRLRGTAHAGCRGDGGARIVALQLRPLQLRIAAAVARGPQGSPPPGLAEQASLVDGAIRLEPAPPHWPLSD, from the coding sequence ATGACCGCGCCGCCGCTCAGCGCCCTGCTCCTCCCCTCCGATGGCAGCGGCGCCCCCCACCGGCTCGTGCTGCCCAGCCCCGAGGGAACCCTGGGCGCCCCCGAACTGGTGGCCGCGGCCCTGGCGAGCGCCAGCCTGCTGCAGAGCCTCCCGGCCGCCGGCGCTCTGGATCTGCATGCCGGCGCCTGGTGGCTGCCGGTGGGAGACCTGCAGGCGATGGCCCTGCAGCTCGCTCAGGCCGGCCTCTGCCTGCAGGGCCTGCTGAGCAGCAACCGGCGCACGCTGGTGGCCGGTGCGGCCCTGGGCCTGGAGGTCAGGCTTCCGCCGGCGGCATCTCCAGAGCCTGAACCGGCCCCGGCCTGGCCCGCCACCGAGGCGGAGGTCACCGTAGCGCCCCTGACCCTGCATCGCGGCACCCTGCGGTCGGGCGACCATCTGCAGGTGGAGGGATCCGTGCTGCTGCTGGGGGATGTGAACCCCGGCGCCCGGGTGAGCGCCAGCGGCCACGTGCTGGTGTGGGGCCGGCTGCGGGGCACGGCCCATGCCGGTTGCCGCGGCGACGGTGGGGCCCGGATCGTGGCCCTGCAGCTGCGGCCCCTGCAGCTGCGGATCGCCGCTGCCGTGGCCCGTGGGCCCCAGGGATCACCGCCGCCGGGGCTGGCGGAGCAGGCCAGCCTGGTGGATGGAGCCATCCGTCTCGAACCCGCGCCGCCCCACTGGCCCCTCAGCGACTGA
- the petB gene encoding cytochrome b6, which produces MANTPAGKSSPVYDWFQERLEIQAIADDISAKYVPPHVNIFYCLGGITLVCFLIQFATGFAMTFYYKPTVAEAYASVQYLMTDVSFGWLIRSVHRWSASMMVLMLILHVFRVYLTGGFKRPRELTWVTGVTMAVITVSFGVTGYSLPWDQVGYWAVKIVSGVPAAVPVVGDFMVELLRGGESVGQATLTRFYSLHTFVMPWLLAVFMLMHFLMIRKQGISGPL; this is translated from the coding sequence ATGGCGAACACTCCTGCTGGAAAGTCGTCCCCGGTCTACGACTGGTTCCAGGAGCGCCTCGAGATCCAGGCCATTGCCGACGACATCTCGGCCAAGTACGTCCCTCCCCACGTCAACATCTTTTATTGCCTGGGCGGGATCACCCTGGTGTGCTTCCTCATCCAGTTCGCGACGGGCTTCGCGATGACGTTCTATTACAAGCCCACCGTGGCCGAGGCCTACGCCTCGGTGCAGTACCTGATGACCGACGTCAGTTTCGGCTGGCTGATCCGCTCGGTGCACCGCTGGAGCGCCTCGATGATGGTGCTGATGCTGATCCTGCACGTGTTCCGCGTGTACCTCACCGGCGGCTTCAAGCGGCCCCGTGAGCTCACCTGGGTCACCGGTGTCACCATGGCCGTCATCACCGTGTCCTTCGGCGTTACCGGCTACTCCCTTCCCTGGGACCAGGTGGGCTACTGGGCCGTGAAGATCGTGAGCGGTGTTCCTGCTGCCGTGCCCGTGGTGGGTGACTTCATGGTGGAACTGCTGCGCGGCGGCGAGTCCGTCGGCCAGGCCACCCTCACGCGCTTCTACAGCCTCCACACCTTCGTGATGCCCTGGCTGCTGGCCGTGTTCATGCTCATGCACTTCCTGATGATCCGGAAGCAGGGCATCTCCGGCCCGTTGTGA
- a CDS encoding HD domain-containing protein, whose protein sequence is MSSRVYHDPLHGAIELNREDPAEALAIDLIDTPPFQRLRRIRQLGPAFLTFHGAEFSRFTHSLGVLHLARLALAQLEAQHPHLAEHRGVLYAAALLHDVGHGPLSHSGEEMYGLRHEAWSGRLVRQHPDLRDLLERHLPGSADAVADLLEHGHHRCAAIKALVSSQLDCDRLDYLLRDSYSTGTSYGRLDLQRILAALTLAPDGSLAVHPRGLMAVEHYLVVRQLMYRSVYNHRLNVVCNWLLRRVIAVARQLGPAAVWTDGVMARWLWEPDSLDLGTYLANDDLRTGYHLERWLEDGPAELAEPCGRLLERRLLKATDVSPIERSRRLELLAQARQLAGAAGFDPDGCCALEQRQSRGYHPYAGGLRLWDGRQLQALEQRSPLVRSLSEPTELAWLIHPGEVAPRLRRLLQA, encoded by the coding sequence ATGAGCAGCCGCGTCTACCACGACCCTCTGCATGGGGCGATCGAGCTGAACCGGGAGGATCCCGCCGAGGCCCTGGCCATCGACCTGATCGACACACCGCCGTTTCAGCGGCTGCGCCGCATCCGGCAGCTCGGGCCGGCCTTTCTCACCTTTCACGGCGCCGAATTCAGCCGCTTCACCCATTCGCTGGGGGTGCTGCACCTGGCACGGCTGGCCCTGGCCCAGCTGGAAGCTCAGCATCCCCATCTGGCGGAGCACCGGGGCGTGCTCTACGCCGCCGCCCTGCTGCACGACGTGGGCCATGGCCCCCTGAGCCACTCGGGGGAGGAGATGTACGGCCTGCGCCATGAGGCCTGGTCAGGCCGCCTGGTGCGGCAGCATCCGGACCTGCGGGACCTGCTCGAACGGCACCTACCAGGCAGCGCCGATGCCGTGGCCGATCTGCTGGAACACGGGCACCATCGCTGCGCGGCCATCAAGGCCCTGGTGAGCAGCCAGCTGGACTGCGACCGGCTCGACTACCTGCTGCGCGACAGCTACAGCACCGGCACCAGCTACGGCCGGCTCGACCTGCAGCGGATCCTGGCGGCCCTGACCCTGGCCCCCGACGGCAGCCTGGCGGTGCACCCCCGCGGCCTGATGGCGGTGGAGCACTACCTGGTGGTGCGCCAGCTGATGTACCGCAGCGTGTACAACCACCGGCTCAATGTGGTGTGCAACTGGCTGCTGCGACGGGTGATCGCGGTGGCGCGGCAACTGGGCCCCGCGGCCGTGTGGACCGATGGGGTGATGGCCCGCTGGCTCTGGGAGCCCGACAGCCTGGACCTGGGCACCTACCTGGCCAACGACGACCTGCGCACCGGCTATCACCTCGAGCGCTGGCTGGAGGACGGCCCCGCCGAGCTGGCCGAGCCCTGCGGCCGTCTGCTGGAACGGCGGCTGCTCAAGGCCACCGATGTGAGCCCCATCGAGCGGAGCCGCCGTCTGGAGCTGCTGGCCCAGGCCCGGCAGCTGGCCGGCGCCGCCGGTTTCGACCCCGATGGCTGCTGCGCCCTCGAGCAGCGCCAGAGCCGGGGCTACCACCCCTACGCCGGTGGCCTGCGCCTCTGGGATGGCCGGCAGTTGCAGGCCCTGGAGCAGCGTTCCCCGCTGGTGCGCAGCCTCAGCGAGCCCACGGAGCTGGCCTGGCTGATTCATCCCGGCGAGGTGGCCCCTAGGTTGCGGCGGTTGCTGCAGGCCTGA